A single window of Vibrio campbellii CAIM 519 = NBRC 15631 = ATCC 25920 DNA harbors:
- a CDS encoding efflux RND transporter permease subunit — protein MSIAEYSIKNKVISWLFIVILAIGGVTSFLELGRLEDPAFTIKDAMVIATYPSATSKEVEEELTYPLEKEIRKLPYIDKITSTSSSGMSQIMVSMKMDYDPDELPQIWDEMRRKINDLQPTLPQGVQSLQIIDDFGDVYGVMLMLTGDDYDYVELKRYADQLTRELELIDGVGKVDIAGEQQEMLFVEISLDRLAALNLDMNVISGLLNQQNNVVSAGEVMVNGESLIIRPSGTLNTVEALENLIIHGRDTGNLIRLKDVATISRGIQEKPGNVLLYNGKKAINIGISFASGVNVVEVGQRIEAELASLETIKPAGIDMNYFYNQSQEVDDSVKAFVISLAEAVAIVIIVLLFTMGLRSGVIIGLVLLLTVFGTFILMNYNNIELHRISLGALIIALGMLVDNAIVVVEGILVGLKKGRTKVQAATDIVKQTQWPLLGATVIAITAFAPIGLSQDATGEFMGSLFWVLCFSLFLSWITAITLTPFLADLLLKEEDKNADAEDEDPYKGWLFVAFGASLKLALRFRWLTVAGMVALLVGAVVAFGSVKQQFFPPSNTPMFYVDMWMPEGTDIRETIKKAEEVESYIRTQDDVDFVSASIGQGLQRFALTYQPEKSYEAYAQFQVRTTDREYMFKLLHKLDDSLAKTFDKPTFQFKLMEFGPSPASKIEARITGPDPQVLRDLAVQVEDILHTDPGARNIRHDWRERTKELVPVFNESKARRLGISKEDLSSTLQMAFGGSTLGFLRDGAHILPIMTRLPEAERVDFESLQSVNIWSPSLQSYIPVDQVIDGVKLDWEEPLIQRRDRKRTLTVLADHDVLSDDTAASLFARVQPKVMALHIPEGYEITWGGEYESSKDAQEGLFGSLPMGYLLMFIITMLLFNSLKKPLVIWFTVPLSIIGVSFGLLTTNMPFSFTAFLGLLSLSGMILKNGIVLLDQINLELASGKDPYLAIVDSAISRVRPVSMAALTTILGMIPLVFDAFFGSMAITIMAGLGFATVLTLIVIPVMFAILFKIKPTTA, from the coding sequence ATGAGCATTGCTGAATACTCAATTAAGAACAAAGTCATCAGCTGGCTGTTCATCGTTATTCTAGCGATCGGCGGTGTGACGTCGTTCCTAGAACTGGGTCGATTGGAAGACCCGGCATTTACCATCAAAGATGCGATGGTGATTGCGACTTATCCTAGTGCGACTTCTAAAGAAGTAGAAGAAGAGCTGACGTATCCGCTTGAGAAAGAGATTCGTAAGCTGCCTTATATCGATAAGATCACGTCGACGTCCTCTAGTGGTATGTCTCAGATTATGGTGAGCATGAAGATGGACTACGATCCGGATGAATTGCCGCAAATCTGGGATGAAATGCGCCGTAAAATCAACGATCTGCAACCAACTTTGCCGCAAGGCGTTCAATCTCTGCAAATCATTGATGACTTTGGTGACGTGTACGGCGTAATGCTAATGCTAACGGGTGACGACTACGATTACGTAGAACTCAAACGTTACGCAGACCAACTGACGCGTGAACTCGAACTGATCGATGGCGTGGGAAAAGTTGATATCGCTGGCGAGCAACAAGAGATGCTGTTTGTTGAGATTTCATTGGATCGCTTAGCGGCTTTGAACCTCGACATGAATGTAATTTCTGGCTTGCTAAACCAACAGAACAATGTGGTCTCTGCAGGTGAGGTGATGGTAAATGGCGAGAGCCTTATTATTCGCCCAAGCGGTACATTAAACACGGTTGAAGCACTAGAGAACCTGATTATTCACGGTCGCGATACGGGTAATTTGATTCGCCTAAAAGATGTCGCAACCATCAGCCGTGGCATTCAAGAAAAGCCTGGCAATGTGCTGCTGTATAACGGTAAGAAAGCAATCAACATCGGTATTTCGTTTGCGTCTGGCGTAAACGTAGTAGAAGTCGGTCAACGTATTGAAGCGGAACTAGCAAGCCTTGAGACCATCAAGCCGGCTGGTATCGATATGAACTACTTCTACAACCAATCACAAGAAGTAGACGATTCAGTTAAAGCGTTTGTTATTAGCTTGGCAGAAGCCGTTGCTATCGTAATCATCGTACTGCTGTTCACCATGGGTTTACGCAGTGGCGTGATCATCGGCTTGGTTCTGTTGTTGACGGTATTCGGTACCTTCATCTTGATGAACTACAACAACATTGAGCTTCACCGTATCTCACTTGGTGCGCTGATCATTGCGCTTGGTATGTTGGTGGACAATGCCATCGTGGTGGTGGAAGGGATATTGGTTGGTCTTAAGAAAGGACGAACCAAAGTTCAAGCTGCTACAGATATCGTCAAACAAACTCAGTGGCCACTGCTTGGTGCGACCGTCATTGCTATTACCGCATTTGCGCCTATCGGTCTGTCACAAGACGCGACCGGTGAGTTCATGGGCTCTCTGTTCTGGGTTCTATGCTTCTCACTATTCTTGAGCTGGATTACGGCGATTACGCTAACGCCATTCCTAGCAGACCTTCTATTGAAAGAAGAAGACAAGAATGCAGATGCAGAAGACGAAGACCCGTACAAAGGTTGGTTATTTGTCGCGTTTGGTGCGTCTCTTAAACTTGCGCTTCGTTTCCGTTGGTTAACAGTAGCGGGCATGGTCGCGCTGTTAGTTGGTGCTGTGGTTGCGTTTGGCAGTGTCAAGCAACAGTTCTTCCCACCATCCAACACGCCGATGTTCTACGTTGATATGTGGATGCCAGAAGGCACAGACATTCGCGAGACTATTAAGAAAGCAGAAGAAGTAGAAAGCTACATTCGTACACAAGATGATGTCGATTTTGTTTCAGCTTCGATTGGTCAAGGTTTGCAGCGTTTCGCTCTGACTTACCAACCAGAGAAAAGCTACGAAGCGTACGCACAGTTCCAAGTTCGCACGACAGACCGTGAGTACATGTTTAAGCTGCTGCACAAGTTGGATGACAGCCTAGCGAAGACGTTCGACAAACCAACGTTTCAGTTCAAGTTGATGGAATTCGGCCCGTCTCCAGCGTCTAAGATTGAAGCGCGTATTACTGGCCCAGATCCACAAGTGCTGCGTGACTTAGCAGTGCAAGTCGAAGACATTCTGCATACTGATCCGGGAGCTCGTAATATCCGTCATGACTGGCGTGAGCGCACTAAAGAGTTAGTGCCTGTATTTAACGAGTCTAAAGCGCGCCGCTTAGGTATCTCGAAAGAAGATCTTTCAAGCACACTACAAATGGCGTTTGGTGGTAGCACACTGGGCTTCCTACGCGATGGTGCGCATATTCTGCCTATCATGACGCGTCTGCCAGAAGCGGAACGTGTGGATTTTGAATCACTGCAGAGCGTGAATATCTGGAGTCCATCGCTTCAAAGCTACATTCCAGTAGACCAAGTGATTGATGGAGTGAAACTGGATTGGGAAGAGCCGTTAATTCAGCGTCGTGACCGCAAGCGTACTCTAACGGTACTGGCTGACCACGATGTACTGAGTGACGATACAGCGGCAAGCTTGTTTGCTCGTGTTCAACCAAAAGTGATGGCACTGCATATTCCAGAAGGGTACGAAATCACTTGGGGTGGCGAGTACGAGTCATCGAAAGATGCGCAAGAAGGTCTGTTTGGCTCACTGCCAATGGGTTACCTGTTGATGTTCATCATTACGATGCTGCTGTTTAACTCACTGAAGAAGCCACTGGTTATTTGGTTCACAGTTCCGCTGTCTATCATCGGTGTGTCGTTTGGTTTGTTAACCACGAATATGCCATTCAGCTTTACCGCGTTCCTTGGTCTATTAAGTTTGAGCGGTATGATTCTGAAAAACGGTATCGTACTTCTTGACCAGATTAACCTAGAGCTAGCGTCAGGTAAGGATCCTTACTTAGCGATTGTCGACAGTGCGATTAGCCGCGTTCGACCAGTAAGTATGGCGGCGCTGACCACCATCCTCGGTATGATTCCATTGGTGTTTGATGCATTCTTCGGATCAATGGCGATTACGATTATGGCAGGCCTTGGTTTTGCTACAGTTTTGACTTTGATTGTTATACCAGTCATGTTTGCAATTCTGTTTAAGATCAAACCAACCACTGCATAA
- the cra gene encoding catabolite repressor/activator, with amino-acid sequence MTLDEIAKLAGVSKTTASYVINGKAQKYRISEKTQKKVMAVVEHYNYKPDHAASSLRAGNSRSFGLIIPDLENTSYARLAKLIEQNSRKAGYQILIGCSDDNPQTEEKVAEALVSRRIDALFVASSMPAASEYYLKLQNSGTPVIALDRPMDDEHFCCVISEDFDAAFELTESVLSSEIESIGLIGALEELQVSKERELGFRSACHQEGNEALVGYGQHFSREEGKKVLEGWIAKGQLPDAVVTMSYTLLEGVLDVMLEKPELMGKVRLATFGDNRLLDFLPIKINSLPQQFELIADSAMELALNASAKRYKAGVELIPRKIVKRHNDAKA; translated from the coding sequence ATGACACTGGATGAAATAGCAAAATTAGCTGGGGTTTCCAAGACCACGGCAAGCTATGTGATTAACGGTAAAGCGCAGAAATACCGCATCAGCGAAAAGACTCAAAAGAAAGTCATGGCGGTGGTTGAGCATTACAATTACAAACCGGATCACGCCGCTTCTTCTTTGAGAGCGGGTAACTCTCGCTCGTTTGGTTTGATCATTCCAGACTTAGAAAACACCAGTTACGCACGTTTAGCAAAACTGATTGAACAGAACTCTCGTAAAGCAGGCTATCAAATTTTGATTGGTTGCTCAGACGACAATCCGCAAACTGAAGAGAAGGTGGCTGAGGCGCTGGTTAGCCGTCGCATTGATGCGTTGTTTGTTGCCAGTAGTATGCCTGCCGCCAGTGAGTACTACTTAAAGCTGCAAAACTCGGGCACACCGGTTATCGCACTCGACCGTCCTATGGATGATGAACACTTTTGTTGTGTGATCAGTGAAGATTTCGATGCGGCATTTGAGCTGACAGAATCGGTACTGTCTTCGGAGATTGAGTCCATCGGTCTGATTGGCGCATTAGAAGAACTTCAAGTTTCTAAAGAGCGTGAACTGGGTTTCCGCTCTGCTTGTCATCAAGAAGGTAACGAAGCTTTGGTAGGTTATGGCCAGCACTTCTCCCGTGAAGAAGGGAAGAAGGTTCTGGAAGGTTGGATTGCAAAAGGCCAGCTACCTGATGCGGTAGTGACCATGTCATACACCTTATTAGAAGGCGTGTTGGACGTAATGTTAGAAAAGCCTGAACTGATGGGCAAAGTGCGTTTGGCTACCTTTGGTGATAACCGCTTGCTCGATTTTCTGCCAATCAAAATCAACTCGCTACCGCAGCAATTTGAGCTGATTGCCGACAGCGCTATGGAGTTGGCTCTCAATGCTTCAGCAAAACGCTATAAGGCTGGGGTGGAGTTGATTCCGCGTAAGATCGTGAAACGTCACAACGACGCTAAAGCTTAA
- a CDS encoding efflux RND transporter periplasmic adaptor subunit, whose amino-acid sequence MKRSLFTVSAIALAVLTGCNSTDEVVTEQPLYVSTVSVDVPVISQYRTFKGQVVPAEQTPIAFRRAGEVQHVLVKAGDTVKQGQMIAKLDDSKEKQAVNDAEAQYTLAIRQLKRGEELHNRQMISKAELDELTANKELAEANFYNATNQLNYTRLFAPFAGKVSDVFKERFERVAIGEPVLNLYQSDKVYVRIELSDNVLAMVNPNTQSMSYQPQATFSGDAKSYSLFYLEHTSEPNAQTQTYQMYLTMPQPEEEILPGSSVSVAVDMVAAGITSIDGYNIPMTALQAGNQDGEFFVWKLNSDAVTKVEVTIDQVNGEGAIVSSGVAQGDVLVNSSLRKLREGKHVDVVEKQQ is encoded by the coding sequence ATGAAACGTTCATTATTCACAGTATCGGCTATCGCACTGGCGGTACTCACTGGTTGTAATAGCACGGATGAAGTCGTGACAGAACAGCCTCTGTATGTCTCGACAGTATCAGTCGATGTTCCCGTAATAAGCCAATACCGTACATTTAAAGGTCAGGTTGTGCCTGCCGAGCAAACGCCAATTGCATTCCGTCGCGCAGGCGAAGTTCAGCATGTGTTAGTCAAAGCGGGTGACACGGTGAAACAAGGCCAGATGATCGCCAAGCTAGATGACAGCAAAGAGAAGCAAGCGGTCAACGACGCAGAAGCACAATACACACTCGCCATTCGCCAGCTTAAACGTGGTGAAGAGCTGCATAACCGCCAAATGATTTCTAAAGCGGAGTTGGATGAGCTAACGGCGAACAAAGAACTGGCCGAGGCAAACTTTTACAACGCAACCAACCAATTGAACTACACACGTTTGTTTGCACCGTTTGCGGGCAAGGTTTCGGATGTTTTCAAAGAGCGTTTTGAGCGTGTTGCGATTGGTGAGCCGGTTTTAAACCTTTATCAGAGCGACAAAGTGTACGTTCGTATCGAGTTGTCAGACAACGTACTTGCGATGGTAAATCCAAATACACAAAGCATGAGCTACCAGCCTCAAGCCACGTTCTCGGGTGACGCGAAATCTTACTCTTTGTTTTACTTAGAGCACACAAGTGAGCCGAATGCTCAAACGCAAACCTACCAAATGTATTTAACAATGCCACAGCCTGAGGAAGAGATTCTGCCGGGTTCCAGCGTAAGCGTTGCAGTAGATATGGTCGCAGCAGGCATTACTTCTATTGATGGTTACAACATTCCAATGACTGCATTACAAGCGGGCAATCAAGATGGTGAGTTTTTCGTTTGGAAATTGAATAGTGACGCGGTCACTAAAGTGGAAGTAACCATCGACCAAGTTAATGGCGAAGGTGCGATTGTGTCGTCAGGTGTTGCTCAAGGCGATGTATTAGTGAATTCCAGCTTACGCAAACTGCGCGAAGGTAAGCATGTGGATGTGGTGGAGAAACAACAATAA
- a CDS encoding endonuclease/exonuclease/phosphatase family protein, with protein sequence MSNKNHITFATANLLNFVAPPGAYYDFENIYSLDDWQDKLTWTKSQFDQLNPDIIGLQEVFSIEETQTFFAEIGYQYFACVDTPHIEGDYIYSRPVVAVASRFPIESFEAVTFDRDTLNAFGDIDAPPFSRKPVRATIIHPIIGHICVYVTHLKSQRPADSETPEQASRPIARWLSTQQRGWEAAMLRDAMQKHYANNPMPTLLMGDMNQAITKTSVNNVLVEQIGDSVTDLQLCDGWELQVAPSLESRPATHYHFAKGNVLDYILLSQEFDAHADVSIAEVTNYQVLDTHLINPSFERDKNASDHAFVALTVEIKL encoded by the coding sequence TTGTCTAATAAGAACCACATTACCTTTGCCACCGCCAACCTATTGAACTTTGTCGCCCCTCCTGGCGCGTATTATGATTTCGAGAACATTTACTCCCTCGACGATTGGCAGGACAAGCTCACTTGGACCAAATCGCAGTTCGACCAACTCAATCCCGACATCATCGGCTTGCAAGAAGTGTTTAGCATTGAAGAAACCCAAACCTTCTTTGCAGAGATCGGTTACCAATACTTTGCCTGTGTCGATACACCGCATATCGAGGGTGACTATATATACTCTCGTCCTGTTGTTGCCGTAGCCTCTCGTTTTCCCATAGAGAGCTTTGAAGCGGTCACGTTCGATAGAGATACGCTCAATGCCTTTGGCGATATCGACGCGCCGCCGTTCAGCCGCAAACCCGTTCGGGCAACCATTATTCATCCAATTATTGGGCATATCTGCGTGTACGTCACGCACTTGAAGTCACAACGCCCTGCAGACTCAGAGACACCAGAACAGGCCAGCAGACCCATTGCCCGCTGGCTATCAACACAACAACGGGGTTGGGAAGCTGCAATGCTGCGCGATGCAATGCAAAAGCACTATGCGAATAACCCGATGCCGACATTGTTGATGGGTGACATGAACCAAGCCATCACTAAAACAAGCGTTAATAACGTTTTGGTTGAACAAATCGGTGACAGTGTCACTGACTTGCAGCTTTGTGATGGCTGGGAATTGCAAGTGGCACCATCGTTAGAATCAAGACCAGCAACACACTACCACTTCGCGAAAGGAAACGTGTTGGATTACATACTACTGTCACAGGAGTTTGATGCGCACGCCGATGTATCCATAGCAGAAGTGACGAATTATCAAGTGCTGGATACACACCTAATTAACCCGTCTTTTGAGAGAGATAAAAACGCCAGCGACCACGCCTTTGTGGCGCTGACAGTAGAAATTAAGCTTTAG
- the fruA gene encoding PTS fructose transporter subunit IIBC has product MNIAIITACPSGVANSIIAAGLLEQAAAKLGWNAKIECQSNVVEPTLLTDADIEQAEAIVIAANTPVDTSRFVGKKVYQADISTVAKDAMAFLQTAVENSATLEQATTDTAQVAAPAESASATKKIVAITACPTGVAHTFMAAEALEEEGKRRGHQIKVETRGSVGAKNQLTDQEIADADLVIIAADIEVPLDRFNGKKVYRTKTAPALKKTAEEMDKAFEQASVYQHSGSSSASSATEEKKGAYKHLMTGVSHMLPVVVAGGLIIALSFVFGIEAFKEEGTLAAALMNIGGGSAFALMIPVLAGYIAFSIADRPGLAPGLVGGMLASSTGAGFLGGIAAGFIAGYAAKFLADKVKLPQSMEALKPILIIPFVATLFTGLVMIYIVGGPVSGIMVGLTDFLNNMGSDSAVLLGIILGAMMCFDLGGPVNKAAYAFGVGLLASQTYAPMAAIMAAGMVPALGMGLATFLAKTKFEQSEREAGKASFVLGLCFISEGAIPFAAKDPMRVIPSCMAGGALTGALSMLFGAKLMAPHGGLFVLLIPNAISPVLMYLVAIAAGTAVTGFTYAFLKNKSEAKQQAAA; this is encoded by the coding sequence ATGAATATTGCCATTATTACAGCTTGTCCAAGTGGTGTTGCGAACAGCATCATTGCGGCAGGCCTACTAGAACAAGCAGCAGCTAAGTTGGGTTGGAACGCTAAGATTGAATGCCAATCAAACGTGGTTGAACCAACACTGCTTACAGACGCTGACATTGAACAAGCAGAAGCGATCGTAATTGCGGCTAACACTCCAGTTGATACTTCTCGTTTCGTAGGTAAAAAAGTCTACCAAGCAGATATCAGCACCGTTGCAAAAGACGCAATGGCTTTCCTACAGACTGCGGTTGAAAACTCAGCAACACTAGAGCAAGCAACCACAGATACGGCACAAGTAGCAGCACCAGCAGAAAGCGCATCTGCAACGAAGAAGATCGTTGCGATCACAGCATGTCCAACTGGCGTAGCACACACCTTCATGGCAGCAGAGGCGCTAGAGGAAGAAGGTAAACGTCGTGGTCACCAAATCAAAGTGGAAACGCGTGGCTCAGTAGGTGCGAAAAACCAACTGACTGATCAAGAAATCGCAGACGCAGATTTAGTGATCATCGCAGCGGATATTGAAGTACCTCTTGACCGCTTCAACGGCAAAAAAGTGTACCGCACTAAAACAGCTCCAGCGCTGAAGAAAACAGCGGAAGAAATGGACAAAGCATTTGAACAAGCAAGCGTATACCAACACTCTGGCTCTTCTAGCGCATCATCAGCGACAGAAGAGAAGAAAGGCGCATACAAGCACCTAATGACAGGTGTATCTCACATGCTTCCAGTTGTGGTTGCAGGTGGTTTGATCATCGCCCTATCCTTCGTATTTGGTATCGAAGCATTTAAAGAAGAAGGTACGCTGGCAGCAGCACTGATGAACATTGGTGGTGGCTCTGCATTCGCATTGATGATTCCAGTTCTTGCTGGTTACATCGCCTTTTCTATTGCCGACCGTCCAGGTCTGGCTCCGGGTCTTGTGGGCGGTATGCTAGCAAGCTCAACTGGCGCAGGTTTCCTTGGTGGCATAGCAGCAGGTTTTATAGCCGGTTACGCAGCGAAGTTTCTAGCAGACAAAGTAAAACTTCCACAATCAATGGAAGCGCTTAAACCGATCCTTATCATTCCTTTCGTGGCAACACTGTTCACGGGTCTGGTGATGATTTACATCGTAGGCGGTCCGGTTTCAGGCATCATGGTCGGCCTAACTGACTTCCTAAACAACATGGGTTCTGACAGCGCAGTTCTACTGGGTATTATCCTTGGCGCAATGATGTGTTTCGACCTAGGTGGTCCAGTAAACAAAGCAGCTTACGCATTCGGTGTGGGTCTATTGGCTTCACAAACTTACGCACCAATGGCGGCAATCATGGCGGCAGGTATGGTTCCTGCGCTTGGTATGGGCCTTGCGACATTCCTTGCTAAAACCAAGTTTGAGCAAAGCGAGCGTGAAGCGGGTAAAGCATCATTCGTTCTTGGTCTGTGCTTTATCTCTGAAGGTGCAATCCCATTTGCAGCGAAAGATCCAATGCGTGTTATCCCATCATGTATGGCAGGTGGCGCACTAACAGGTGCACTTTCTATGCTGTTCGGTGCAAAACTGATGGCACCACACGGTGGTTTGTTCGTGCTGCTTATCCCTAACGCAATCTCGCCAGTACTGATGTACTTGGTAGCAATTGCAGCAGGTACAGCGGTAACGGGCTTCACTTACGCGTTCCTAAAGAACAAATCAGAAGCGAAACAACAAGCTGCAGCTTAA
- the pfkB gene encoding 1-phosphofructokinase — translation MTALKTNKVVTITLNPALDLTGSLDSIKVGSVSLVEKSNLHAAGKGVNVAKVLSDLGADVTVTGFLGKDNPELFHQLFSDIDVKNEFVEVEGATRINVKLVEAGGQVSDINFPGVQVTAEEIARFEETLFRLAETHDYFVLAGSLPGGVTAEQCAAWIEKLHQQGKKVLFDSSKAALRAGIDAHPWLIKPNDEELSDFVGEHLTTPEQCQEAAQTLSDKGIENIVVSMGADGVMWLNQGEWLRAQPPRMNVVSTVGAGDTLVAGLCWGHMQVMPENDLLRFATALSALAVSQVGVGLTSQEELENIKLQTEVTELYPNTNLDKN, via the coding sequence ATGACAGCATTGAAAACAAACAAAGTCGTTACCATCACGCTTAACCCTGCCCTTGACCTAACAGGTTCGCTGGACTCAATTAAAGTGGGTTCTGTCAGCCTAGTTGAAAAGAGCAACCTACATGCGGCTGGTAAAGGCGTAAACGTAGCGAAAGTACTTAGTGACCTAGGTGCAGACGTAACAGTGACTGGCTTTCTTGGCAAAGACAACCCAGAGCTCTTCCACCAGCTATTTAGCGATATCGATGTTAAAAACGAATTCGTTGAAGTAGAAGGAGCAACTCGCATCAACGTGAAATTGGTTGAAGCAGGTGGCCAAGTGAGCGACATCAACTTCCCTGGCGTTCAAGTTACGGCAGAAGAAATCGCACGCTTTGAAGAAACCCTATTCCGCCTTGCAGAAACACACGATTACTTTGTATTGGCAGGCAGCCTACCGGGCGGTGTTACTGCAGAGCAATGCGCGGCATGGATTGAAAAGCTGCATCAGCAAGGTAAGAAAGTCTTGTTCGATAGCAGCAAAGCTGCGCTGCGTGCGGGCATCGATGCTCACCCATGGCTGATCAAACCAAACGATGAAGAGCTAAGCGACTTTGTTGGCGAGCACCTAACCACACCAGAGCAATGCCAAGAAGCAGCGCAGACGCTAAGCGACAAAGGCATTGAGAACATCGTGGTTTCTATGGGTGCAGACGGCGTGATGTGGCTGAACCAAGGTGAATGGCTGCGTGCCCAACCACCACGAATGAATGTTGTAAGCACCGTCGGCGCAGGCGATACGCTTGTGGCTGGCTTGTGCTGGGGTCACATGCAAGTGATGCCGGAGAATGATTTACTGCGCTTCGCTACGGCGCTTTCTGCCCTAGCAGTGAGCCAAGTTGGCGTTGGCCTAACCAGTCAGGAAGAACTGGAGAACATTAAGCTCCAAACCGAAGTTACCGAGCTTTACCCTAATACGAACTTAGACAAAAACTAA
- the fruB gene encoding fused PTS fructose transporter subunit IIA/HPr protein, translating to MLKLSKNDITLSQSATDKFEAIKNIAQSLTDKGLVEQGYVEGMLNRENQNSTFLGNGIAIPHGTTDTRSMVKTTGVAVHHLPEGVEWGDGNKVFVAIGIAAKSDEHLGILKQLTKVLGADGVEERLRKAKNEDDIIALLHGDVQLEADFDASLIQLQFPASDMIQMSAVAGGLLKNTGCAGTEFVADLVTKTPTHLGQGLWLVGSDKQVTRTGVAFVSTANDCEFEGEKVRALVAFAACNNAHQSILSTISKLVFNNKHSKLLDDSAEQILALFKGEEMATEAAEDGNTAIFKIKNAHGLHARPGAMLVAEAKKFESNIRVANLDGSGKTVNAKSLMKVIALGVKHGHQLQFSAEGPDAAQALDSIGKAIASGLGEG from the coding sequence ATGCTTAAGCTAAGTAAGAACGACATTACCCTATCTCAATCCGCTACAGATAAATTTGAAGCGATCAAAAACATCGCTCAAAGCCTTACAGACAAAGGTCTGGTAGAACAAGGTTATGTAGAAGGCATGCTAAACCGTGAAAACCAGAACTCTACGTTTCTAGGTAACGGCATCGCAATTCCTCACGGTACGACTGACACGCGCTCAATGGTGAAAACCACTGGCGTTGCTGTACACCACCTCCCAGAAGGCGTTGAATGGGGCGACGGCAACAAAGTATTCGTTGCTATCGGTATCGCCGCGAAATCGGACGAGCACTTAGGCATTCTTAAGCAGCTAACAAAAGTATTGGGTGCCGACGGCGTTGAAGAGCGTCTACGCAAGGCGAAAAATGAAGACGACATCATCGCCCTGCTTCATGGCGACGTTCAGCTAGAAGCCGATTTCGATGCATCTCTCATTCAACTGCAATTCCCAGCGAGCGACATGATTCAGATGAGCGCGGTTGCTGGCGGCCTACTTAAAAACACAGGTTGTGCAGGTACAGAGTTCGTTGCAGACCTAGTAACAAAAACGCCTACACATCTAGGCCAAGGTCTATGGCTAGTTGGTAGTGATAAGCAAGTAACCCGTACTGGTGTTGCTTTTGTATCGACAGCAAATGATTGTGAGTTCGAAGGCGAGAAAGTACGAGCTCTAGTCGCTTTTGCTGCTTGCAACAATGCACACCAATCTATCCTAAGCACGATTTCAAAGCTTGTATTCAATAACAAACACAGCAAACTGCTTGATGATTCTGCTGAACAAATTCTTGCGCTATTTAAAGGCGAAGAAATGGCAACAGAAGCGGCCGAAGATGGCAACACAGCAATCTTCAAGATCAAAAACGCACACGGCCTACACGCTCGACCAGGCGCGATGCTAGTTGCAGAAGCGAAGAAGTTCGAATCGAACATCCGCGTAGCTAACCTTGACGGTTCGGGTAAAACAGTAAACGCGAAGAGCCTAATGAAAGTTATCGCGCTAGGCGTGAAACACGGCCACCAGCTTCAATTCTCTGCTGAAGGTCCAGATGCTGCACAAGCACTTGATTCAATCGGCAAAGCAATCGCATCTGGTCTAGGCGAAGGTTAA